The sequence CCCGGGTCGGCCGCTTTCGTTCCATCTGCTTCTTTGATCTTGTTCGTATCCGATTCGACGATTGAATCGTTACGCTTCGGGCGTATACCGGAGGTTGACCCAGCGGCCGAGTTGGGCGCCGACAGGCAGGAGATCGCACAGATGGATGCCCTTGCAGCGGCCGAGTTGCTCGCTCGGTCAACGACTCTGACCAGCGTCGGCTGGATCGGTTACATCATCATCGGAGCAATCGCGGGTTGGATTGCAGGCAAGATCGTGAAGGGCGGCGGCTCAGGGATTTCTGATGAACATCGTCATCGGCATCATCGGTGCGCTGATCAGCGGCTTCCTGCTCAGCTTCTTCCTCGACACGGCCGGGGGCGGTTGGTGGTTCACGCTGTTCACCGCGGTCCTCGGATCGGTGATCCTGCTCTGGATCGTCGGGATGGTGCAGCGCAAGAACTGACACCGCAGACGGCTGAACACCCCTAACCGTTGACACCTGGTCGTTTTCCCGACCGGTAGAAATCGTTCGTCGCATATGAAAAGCACGTCGATGACCGCGTGGCGGGTGAGACATCCCGGTCGGATGGCCACCCACCCGCTGGAGCGTGTGACTGTGCCCGTCCCTTCGCCCGCTCCGGGCGAGCTTCTCGTCGCGGTACGCGCCTGCGGGGTGTGTCGCACGGATCTGCATGTCGCCGAAGGGGATCTGCCGGTTCATCGGCCGGGCGTGATCCCCGGGCACGAAGTGGTGGCCGAGGTCGTGGCGCTCGGCGAGGATGTCGGCGACGAATTCGGCATCGGCGATCGCGTGGGCGTCGCATGGCTGCGGCATACCTGCGGCCGATGCGTCTTCTGCGCTCGGGGCCGGGAGAATCTCTGCCCCGATTCGCTCTACACCGGTTGGGACGCTGACGGTGGATATGCCGAATACACAACGGTGCCAGCAGCTTTCGCCCATCCGCTGCCTGCGGGGTACACCGACACCGAGTTGGCTCCGCTGCTGTGCGCGGGGATCATCGGCTATCGCGCCCTGAGGCGGGCCGAGACACCGGCCCGCGGCAGGCTCGGGATCTATGGATTCGGCGGCAGCGCGCACATCACCGCGCAGGTGGCGCTGGCCGAGGGCGTCGAGGTCCACGTCATGACGCGCGGCGCGGCCGCGCGCGAGCTGGCGCTGTCGCTTGGCGTGAGTTCGGCGCAGGGGTCCGATGAGGCACCGCCGGTGAAGCTCGATGCCGCAATCCTTTTCGCGCCCGTCGGCGAGCTGGTGTTGCCCGCGTTGGAAGCCCTCGATCCCGGCGGCACGCTGGCGATCGCGGGCATCTATCTGAGCGACATCCCGGCGCTCGACTACGACCGGCATCTCTTCCTCGAGCGCCAGGTGCGCTCGGTGACGTCCAACACCCGCGCGGACGCCCGCGATTTCCTTGCCTTCGCGGGCAGTCATCGCATCGAGCTGACCACGCCGGAATATCCACTCGCCCGCGCCGATGACGCGCTCACCGACCTGGGTGCGGGGCGCGTCTCCGGCGCAGCCGTTCTGCGGTTGTAGCGGTCTACAGCGCGGCGAGGGCCGCGCCGAGCCGGCCCTCGAGGTCGCCGTGGCCGTAGCGGTACATCGGCCCGACGCCGTCGGACAGCAGCACCCGCAGGCGCGCGACTCCGCGCGGCGTGACGGGCCTCGGGGAGTGCAGCCGCAGGGTGATCTCATCGATTCGATCCTCGGCCGCGATGATGTTGGGGACGTTCAGCGGTACGGCAGATGACAGCCGGACATTGCGATTGTGCGCGTTCTCGACCGACCGGCGCAGGGAGCGCGCAAGGGCCTCACGCTCTGCCACCGCCGTCAGCCGGGCCGCGTGCACGGCGAGCGCGCTGCCGTCCGGAGCGGGAGCGCCGACGGCGAGCAATCGATCGAGCTTGTTCGCGAACAGCTTGGCCCTCACGCGCGCGCTGAGCGGTGCCCGAGGCATCGCGTTGCGCCGCGACGCGTCCTGGAACTGGGCCGATGTGAGAAAACCCATCGAAAGCCTGCTCTCGCTCATGGTTCGCACTCCCTCTTTCCATTCGACACCGTTTCAAACTAGTGACCGTCAAAAACACTACACCGGTCATGCATGACTAGTAAACTGGCTTTACCGGTCACGTCGCTCTACACTGGCTCTCATGTCGTCGCCCTCTCCGCACTGGCTCGGCGATATCGAGGCCAAACCGGCGCCCGATCCACTGCGCCGCGTTCAGGCGCTGGTCAACACCATCGAACTGCCAGAAGGCCGGGACCGTCTCGCTGACCCGACGGAGGCCGACCCCTGGCTGATCTCCGCCGGGCTGCTCGCTCCCCAGACAGATCTGCGACCCGACGACCTCGATCTGGTGCGCGGCGTCCGCGAGGGTCTGCGCGCAATGCTCGTGCAGAACGCGGGCGGACCGCCGCCGACGGATGCCGCATTCGCGCCACTACGGAAGGTCGCCGCCGTCCAGACTGCGCACGCAGATCTCACCGAAGTCGGCGAAATCCGGCTGAGGGCGGGCGGCGACTCAGTGCCTGCCCGGCTGATCGAACTGCTGCTGATCATTCGTGACGCGCAGCGCGACGGCACGTGGACGCGACTCAAGGCGTGCGGTAACGACGAATGCCATTGGGCCTTCTACGACCGCTCCCGCAACCACGGCGGCACCTGGTGCGACATGTCCTCGTGCGGAAACAAACTTAAGAACCGCGAATTTCGCGCCCGCAAACGCGGAAACTAGGTCGACAGGTGCCACACAAGCGCGGCCGCTAGCGCGCCGAGCCCGTTCAGCGACCAGTGCAAGGCGATCGGCGCCAACAGGCTGCCGCTGCGGCGCCGCAACCAGGTGAAGACGAAGCCGGCTACTCCGGTGGCGGCCACCGCCAGCACCACACCGGCGATCGTGCCGAGCAGGCCGCCGCCGAAGATGCGGGTGAACCCGACGTTGCTGCTGGTGAGACCGAGCGAGGTGGCGATATGCCAGAGACCGAAGAGCAGTGAGCCCGCCGCTGCCACGCCGCGGAAGCCCCAGGCCCGGTTCAGCGCGCCGTGCAGCACACCCCGAAACGCCAACTCCTCGGGAATCACGGTCTGCAGCGGGATGATGATCATCGATGCGATCAGCGCACCCGACACGGTCGCGTAGTTGTTGTTCATGAACATCGGCCGGGTCCACGGCAGCAAGGCGCCGATCGCGACGACCGTCATCACTACGCCCACGGCCGCCAGCGCGTAGCCCGCGCCGGACTTCCAGTGGTCGCGGCCGAGGCCGAGTTCGGTCCAGCCGAGCCCGCGCGACCTCACCAGGATCAACAGGCCCACAGCGGCCGCGGGGACGGTCGCGATGCTGGCCCACGAGGTCGTGAAGTGCGCGACGAGGTTGGTGATCGCCAGTACGACGACAACCACCGCGATATCGATGTAGGTGCGGAGATGTTGGAGGGCCGATAGCTGCCCTACCAGCGGGTCGGGGTGCGTGGCGACCTCGGCCTGCTCGGACATTCCACCGATTCTACCTGCGACGTCGAGTTACTCCGGTTCGTTGACCGGCCGCTGGTCGGAGCCGCTGCCTCGGCGGTAGTCGGCGTCCCACGTCCAGTCGGAGATCGCGGGATCGTCCTCGCCGTGTTCGCGCGTATAGCGTCGTGCCGCGAGTCGGGCGTCGGCCATCCGCTGTCGCAGCGACGCGGCCTTGGTCGCCAGACCGCCGACCCGATCGATGACATCCATTACGAGGTGGAACCGGTCGAGGTCGTTGAGCATCACCATGTCGAACGGCGTGGTGGTGGTGCCGCGTTCCTTGAATCCCCGCACGTGCATCTGCGCGTGGTTGGCCCGCCGATACGTCAACCGGTGGATGAGCCACGGATAGCCGTGGTAGGCGAAGATCACCGGCTTGTCGGCGGTGAACAGTGCGTCGAACTCGCGATCCGAAAGGCCGTGCGGATGTTCGCTATCCGGTTGCAGCCTCATGATGTCGACGACGTTGACCACCCGCACCGCCAGGTCGGGCAGTTCACGACGGAGGATGTCGGCGGCGGCTAGTGCTTCGAGCGTCGGTATGTCGCCCGCACACGCCAGCACCACGTCGGGTTCGCCTTCGGCATTGCCCGCCCAGTCCCAGATGCCGAGGCCCCTTGTGCAGTGCGCGATCGCCTGATCCATGTCCAGGTAAGTCAACGCCGGCTGCTTGCCCGCGACGACGACGTTGACGTACTGGCGACTGCGCAGACAGTGGTCGGCGACCGACAACAGCGTGTTGGCATCCGGCGGAAGGTAGACCCGCACCACTTCGGGCCGTTTGTTGGCGACGTGGTCGATGAACCCTGGATCCTGATGTGACGCACCGTTGTGGTCCTGGCGCCAGACATGCGACGTCAGAAGATAATTGAGAGACGCTATCGGCCGGCGCCACGGCAGTTCCGAGCTGCTGGTCAACCACTTCGCATGCTGGTTGAGCATCGAGTCGACGATGTGTACGAACGCCTCGTAGCAATTGAAGAGACCGTGTCTGCCAGTCAGCAGGTAGCCCTCAAGCCAGCCTTGACACAGATGCTCTGAAAGGACCTCCATCACACGGCCGTTCGGCGCGAGGTTCTCGTCACCGGGCTCACCTTCGGCGACCCACACTTTGTCGGTGGCCTCGAACACCGCGCTGAGCCTGTTGGACGCCGTCTCGTCGGGACCCATCAGACGGAATCTGTCGGGGTTTCGTGTGATGACGTCACGAAGGAAAGTGCCGAGCACCCTGGTCGCCTCAGCCGTTTTGGCGGCGGGCCTGTCGACGTCGACGGCGTAATCGCGAAAGTCCGGCAGGTCGAGGTCGCGCAGCAGCACGCCACCGTTGGCGTGCGGGTTGGCGCTCATCCGGCGGTTTCCCGCCGGCGCGAGCGCGCGCAGCTCAGGACGCAGTGCGCCGTCGTCGTCGAACAGCTCTTCCGGCCGGTAGCTGCGCAGCCATTCCTCGAGCTGCGCCAGATGCTTCTCGTTGGTCCTGGTTTCCGACAGCGGAACCTGGTGGGCCCGCCACGTGCCCTCGACCTGCTTGCCGTCGACGTCATGGGGGCCGGTCCACCCCTTCGGTGTCCGCAGCACGATCATCGGCCAGCGCGGGCGGGCCTTCTCGCCGTCGACCCGAGCCGCCTGCTGAACGGCGGCAATCTGGTCGAACGCCTCGTCGAGCGCGACGGCGAGCTGCTGGTGCACGTTCGCCGGGTCGTCGCCCGCCACCGTGATCGGCCGATAGCCGTACCCGGTCAGCAGCGATTCCAGCTCCTCCTGTGGGAGGCGGGCGAGCACGGTGGGGTTGGCGATCTTGTAGCCGTTGAGATGGAGGATCGGCAAGACCGCTCCATCGGTGACGGGGTTGAGGAACTTGTTGGAGTGCCAGCTGGTCGCCAGCGGCCCCGTCTCGGCTTCACCATCGCCGATGACGCAGGCCACCACCAGGTCCGGGTTGTCGAAGGCAGCACCGTAAGCGTGTACGAGCGCATAGCCGAGCTCACCGCCCTCATGGATTGATCCCGGTGTCTCGGCCGCGACGTGGCTTGGTATGCCCCCGGGAAACGAGAACTGCCGGAACAACTTTCGAAGCCCGGCGATATCCTCTTCGATGCCGGAGTAGACCTCGCTGTAGGTGCCCTCGAGATAGGCGTTGGCCACAAGACCGGGTCCTCCGTGACCCGGTCCGGTGATGTAGATGACGTCGGCGTCGCGGTTGCGGATGATCCGGTTGAGGTGGGCGTAGATCAGGTTGAGCCCGGGTGTGGTGCCCCAGTGCCCGAGCAATCGCGGCTTGACGTGTTCAGGGGTGAGGGCGTCCCGCAGCAGCGGATTGTCCAGCAGATAAATCTGTCCGACGGACAGGTAGTTGGCTGCCCGCCAGTATGCGTCGGTAAGGGCGAGTTCGTCGTCGGACAGTCGCGGCGCGGTCGGGGAGTTCGTGGAGGTGTCGGTGCTCATCGAAACCATTGTCGTCGTGGTGGGTGAACAGCAAGTGAGGTAGTGGTACCCGGGTCGCACCGGGCTAAGCACTAACCTGACGGGCGTGCTGCTGTCGGAACTGCGGGTGCTCGACCTGTGCGACGGCGAGGCCGACGCGGTGACCAGGCTGTTCGCCGACCTCGGCGCCGATGTGCTCAAAGTCGAATCGCCCGGCGGGAATGCGGGCCGTTCGCAGCCACCGCACGTGGCGGGGGCCAGCGTCGCCTTCGCACTGAACAACGCCAACAAGCGGACATGTGCGCTCGACCCCGGCCACACAGCCGATCGGGAGCTGTTCGTCGAGTTGGCCGCGGTCGCCGACATCGTGGTCGACAGTGGCAGCCCCGGCCGAGCGGCAGCCTTCGGAATGCCGTGTGCCGAGCTGTGGAGGCGCTACCCGCACCTTGTCGCGATGTCGGTCACGGACTTCGGTGCAGAAGGCCCACGGTCGTGGTGGACGGGCACAGATCCGGTGTTCTATGCGCTGTCCACGGCGCTGTCCCGGTCGGGCCCGACAACGGGACGGCCGGTGCTGCCACCCGACGGGATCGCCTCCGCCACTGCGGCGGCGCAGGCCGCGTGGGCGGCGTTGACCGCCTACTACCATCGAATGCGTTACGGCACAGGCGACTACATCGACTTCTCTCGGTTGGAAGCGGTCGTGCAGGCGCTCGATCCGCCGTTCGGTTCGGAAGGTCAAGCCGCCGTCGGGTTGAAGCGGTCCGGCGAATTGTGGCGGGGAAGACCCCGAAACCAACAGATCTACCCGACGTTTCCGTGTCGAGACGGTCACGTCCGCGTCTGTCTGCTCTCGCCGCGCCAATGGCGCGGCATGCGGGCCTGGCTGGGCGAGCCTGCGCAGTTCGCCGATCCGAAGTTCGACACGATCGCCGCCCGCTACGCCGCATCCGGCGAGATCAACACGTTGATGGCCGACCTGTTCGCCACGCAGACGATGGCCGAACTGGTGACGGCCGGTCAGTCGAGGGGCGTGCCCATCGCCGCTGTGCTCAGCCCGGCGCAGGCGTTGGACTCTGAGCATTTCCGTTCGGTCGGCGCACTGGCCGAAGCGGCAATCGCGCCAGGCGTCGACGTCACCGTGCCGGTCGGCCCGTTCGTCGTCAACGGGCGCCATGTCGGCTTCACTCGGCCGGCCCCGTCCGTCGACGCGCACGAAGCCCGATGGCGCTCAACACGATACGAACACCCGCCCGCATCCGACGCCGTGACGACGAATCGCCCGTTCGACGGACTGAGGATCCTGGATCTCGGCGTCATCGTCGCGGGCGGCGAACTCGGCAGGCTTTTCG is a genomic window of Mycobacterium sp. ITM-2016-00318 containing:
- a CDS encoding zinc-binding alcohol dehydrogenase family protein produces the protein MKSTSMTAWRVRHPGRMATHPLERVTVPVPSPAPGELLVAVRACGVCRTDLHVAEGDLPVHRPGVIPGHEVVAEVVALGEDVGDEFGIGDRVGVAWLRHTCGRCVFCARGRENLCPDSLYTGWDADGGYAEYTTVPAAFAHPLPAGYTDTELAPLLCAGIIGYRALRRAETPARGRLGIYGFGGSAHITAQVALAEGVEVHVMTRGAAARELALSLGVSSAQGSDEAPPVKLDAAILFAPVGELVLPALEALDPGGTLAIAGIYLSDIPALDYDRHLFLERQVRSVTSNTRADARDFLAFAGSHRIELTTPEYPLARADDALTDLGAGRVSGAAVLRL
- a CDS encoding CGNR zinc finger domain-containing protein; amino-acid sequence: MSSPSPHWLGDIEAKPAPDPLRRVQALVNTIELPEGRDRLADPTEADPWLISAGLLAPQTDLRPDDLDLVRGVREGLRAMLVQNAGGPPPTDAAFAPLRKVAAVQTAHADLTEVGEIRLRAGGDSVPARLIELLLIIRDAQRDGTWTRLKACGNDECHWAFYDRSRNHGGTWCDMSSCGNKLKNREFRARKRGN
- a CDS encoding CPBP family intramembrane glutamic endopeptidase, coding for MSEQAEVATHPDPLVGQLSALQHLRTYIDIAVVVVVLAITNLVAHFTTSWASIATVPAAAVGLLILVRSRGLGWTELGLGRDHWKSGAGYALAAVGVVMTVVAIGALLPWTRPMFMNNNYATVSGALIASMIIIPLQTVIPEELAFRGVLHGALNRAWGFRGVAAAGSLLFGLWHIATSLGLTSSNVGFTRIFGGGLLGTIAGVVLAVAATGVAGFVFTWLRRRSGSLLAPIALHWSLNGLGALAAALVWHLST
- a CDS encoding phosphoketolase, whose product is MSTDTSTNSPTAPRLSDDELALTDAYWRAANYLSVGQIYLLDNPLLRDALTPEHVKPRLLGHWGTTPGLNLIYAHLNRIIRNRDADVIYITGPGHGGPGLVANAYLEGTYSEVYSGIEEDIAGLRKLFRQFSFPGGIPSHVAAETPGSIHEGGELGYALVHAYGAAFDNPDLVVACVIGDGEAETGPLATSWHSNKFLNPVTDGAVLPILHLNGYKIANPTVLARLPQEELESLLTGYGYRPITVAGDDPANVHQQLAVALDEAFDQIAAVQQAARVDGEKARPRWPMIVLRTPKGWTGPHDVDGKQVEGTWRAHQVPLSETRTNEKHLAQLEEWLRSYRPEELFDDDGALRPELRALAPAGNRRMSANPHANGGVLLRDLDLPDFRDYAVDVDRPAAKTAEATRVLGTFLRDVITRNPDRFRLMGPDETASNRLSAVFEATDKVWVAEGEPGDENLAPNGRVMEVLSEHLCQGWLEGYLLTGRHGLFNCYEAFVHIVDSMLNQHAKWLTSSSELPWRRPIASLNYLLTSHVWRQDHNGASHQDPGFIDHVANKRPEVVRVYLPPDANTLLSVADHCLRSRQYVNVVVAGKQPALTYLDMDQAIAHCTRGLGIWDWAGNAEGEPDVVLACAGDIPTLEALAAADILRRELPDLAVRVVNVVDIMRLQPDSEHPHGLSDREFDALFTADKPVIFAYHGYPWLIHRLTYRRANHAQMHVRGFKERGTTTTPFDMVMLNDLDRFHLVMDVIDRVGGLATKAASLRQRMADARLAARRYTREHGEDDPAISDWTWDADYRRGSGSDQRPVNEPE
- a CDS encoding CoA transferase — its product is MTGVLLSELRVLDLCDGEADAVTRLFADLGADVLKVESPGGNAGRSQPPHVAGASVAFALNNANKRTCALDPGHTADRELFVELAAVADIVVDSGSPGRAAAFGMPCAELWRRYPHLVAMSVTDFGAEGPRSWWTGTDPVFYALSTALSRSGPTTGRPVLPPDGIASATAAAQAAWAALTAYYHRMRYGTGDYIDFSRLEAVVQALDPPFGSEGQAAVGLKRSGELWRGRPRNQQIYPTFPCRDGHVRVCLLSPRQWRGMRAWLGEPAQFADPKFDTIAARYAASGEINTLMADLFATQTMAELVTAGQSRGVPIAAVLSPAQALDSEHFRSVGALAEAAIAPGVDVTVPVGPFVVNGRHVGFTRPAPSVDAHEARWRSTRYEHPPASDAVTTNRPFDGLRILDLGVIVAGGELGRLFADLGAEVIKIESAAYPDGLRQTPPGQAMSRSWALTHRNEYALGLDLRSADGATIFARLVADADAVFANFKPGTLASLGFSYERLRECNPQIVLAESSAFGATGPWSAQMGYGPLVRATTGVSKLWTSEESRGGLSASFFDATTVFPDHVVARLTAVAALASLLGRDSVGAGAHVHISQAEAAVNQLAISYVVDAARSAGLPVADDTGLHGVYQCAGEDEWCVVSLRSAADRAALAAAMGGAELPGDRPGLMAAVSAWTAGLDKTTVADMLQRLGVPAAPMNRAVDVLADPTLVHRKLFTDMVHPLFEHPMPTETSPALFAHIPRAELRPAPMAGEHTREICQKLLALDTDEIDRLIADGVLFTAADSADTSRTQP